The Pungitius pungitius chromosome 8, fPunPun2.1, whole genome shotgun sequence genome has a window encoding:
- the fbxo2 gene encoding F-box only protein 2, which translates to MSKNLLKNPSGEDQLEFWEMTMNGGSEWKVEDMPGDCSYNFPMDGVTTYFATSFELCLKRQVIDLLQEGYSSEQLDAQPAVTVEDWYCGRTDCGCTYEMTACLLDENKEVIQEFKPQPVTLDPDCDDCSWKQVSHTFSDYGPGMRFITFEHGGQDTKYWEGWYGVRVTASSVTVDV; encoded by the exons ATGAGCAAAAACCTGCTGAAGAATCCCAGCGGGGAAG ACCAGCTGGAATTCTGGGAAATGACAATGAACGGCGGGAGCGAGTGGAAGGTGGAGGACATGCCGGGAGACTGCAGCTACAACTTCCCCATGGACGGAGTGACCACCTACTTTGCAACTTCCTTTGA GCTGTGTTTGAAGAGACAGGTGATCGATCTGTTACAGGAGGGTTACTCCAGCGAACAGCTGGACGCTCAGCCGGCCGTCACAGTGGAAGACTG GTACTGCGGGAGGACGGATTGTGGCTGCACCTACGAGATGACCGCGTGTCTGCTGGATGAGAACAAAGAGGTCATACAGGAGTTCAAACCCCAGCCGGTGACCCTCGACCCTGATTGTGACGACTGCTCATGGAAGCAG GTCAGCCACACGTTTAGCGACTACGGGCCTGGGATGCGTTTCATCACCTTTGAACACGGTGGACAAGACACCAAGTACTGGGAAGGTTGGTATGGAGTCCGAGTCACCGCGAGCTCCGTCACAGTCGACGTCTGA